Proteins from one Salmo salar chromosome ssa07, Ssal_v3.1, whole genome shotgun sequence genomic window:
- the LOC106609311 gene encoding importin-8 isoform X1, which translates to MLMHGPVSQGSAHNSWKVTMWQFFHGLHTHQTGHSLSMSYKIINFAPTLLQIIVSEQVEFPVRQAAAIYLKNMVSQYWQDREPSLGEVVFPFNIHENDRTQIRDNIVEGIIQCPESIRAQLTVCLRAIIKHDFPGRWTAIVDKIGLYLQSQNSSSWYGSLLALYQLVKTYEYKKADERDPLLAAMQIFLPRIQQLITQLLPDGTIFSVLIQKQILKIFHALVQYSLPLQLINNTVITQWMEVLRAVMDRDVPPETLEVDEDDRPDLVWWKSKKWALHIVTRLFERYGSPGNVTKEYFEFADFFLKTYAVGIQQVLLKVLDQHRQKQYVTPHVLQKSLNYLNQGLSHSLTWKHMKPHMQTISQEVIFPLMCYKDEDEKLWQEDPYEYIRMKFNVYDDHALPATAAQSLLCKAARKRKEVLPQMMEFCHQIMMEPSADPRRKDGALHVIGSLAELLLKKRVYREQMELMLQNYVFPLLNSPLGYLRARSCWVLHSLQSIHSCWVLHSFSPLRFHNELVLRNAVELVKQGLVADKEMPVKVEAAIALQTLVSNQEQAKVYIRPYIRPVMQELLHVIKETENDDLTNVIQKMICEYNQEVAVIAVDMTQNLAEIFTKVLQSEEYEESEDKTVMALGILSTIDTILTVMEDHKEITQQLEGICLQVIGLVLQKPIIGMAEFYEEILSLAFGLTCQTISPQMWQLLAVLYEVFQHDCFDYFTDMMPLLHNYVTVDTDMLLSNPKYLEVIYTMCKKVLTSDAGEDAECHAAKLLEVIILQCRGRGIDQCIPLFVEAVLERLTRGVKSSELRTMCLQVAIAALYYNPALLIHTLDNMHFPHTPQPITAHFINQWMNDTEFFLGLHDRKMCIIGLSVLMELPSRPVVVEEIAAQIVPSVLLLFLGLKHLYSSRLNKPDLLACTGVPEEDQNEEIPSDEDEVNENRNAMMQQQTCTPVGHEDDDEEEEDDDEDYWDEEGLEGTPLEEYNTPLDYDNGEDEYQFFTAALLRVQNTDQPWYQSLTTPLSDDQKKQLQEIYSLSQQRRSTATKGQ; encoded by the exons ATGCTAATGCACGGCCCCGTGTCGCAAGGATctgcacacaattcctggaaggtgACAATGtggcagttcttccatggcctgcatactcaccagacaggtCACTCATTGAGTATG TCGTACAAGATCATCAACTTCGCCCCGACTCTGCTCCAGATCATTGTGTCTGAACAGGTGGAGTTCCCTGTTCGCCAAGCAG CGGCCATCTACCTAAAGAACATGGTGAGCCAGTACTGGCAGGACCGCGAgccctctctaggggaggtggtgtTCCCCTTCAACATCCACGAGAACGACCGCACGCAGATCAGAGACAACATCGTGGAGGGCATTATCCAGTGTCCCGAGTCTATCCG GGCCCAGTTGACAGTGTGTTTGCGAGCCATCATAAAGCACGACTTCCCTGGGCGCTGGACGGCCATAGTGGATAAGATCGGCCTGTACCTGCAGTCTCAGAACAGTAGCAGCTGGTACGGCAGCCTGCTGGCCCTCTACCAGCTGGTCAAGACATACGA gtataaGAAGGCGGACGAGAGGGATCCGTTGCTAGCAGCCATGCAGATCTTCCTGCCCCGTATACAGCAGCTCATCACCCAGCTACTGCCTGACGGCACCATCTTCTCCGTCCTCATACAGAAACAGATCCTCAAGATCTTCCACGCACTCGTACAG TACTCCCTGCCTCTCCAGCTGATTAATAACACAGTCATTACCCAGTGGATGGAGGTCCTCAGAGCTGTTATGGACAGAGATGTTCCCCCA gAGACGTTGGAGGTGGATGAGGACGACCGTCCTGACTTGGTGTGGTGGAAGAGTAAGAAGTGGGCCCTACACATCGTCACCAGACTGTTCGAGAG GTACGGAAGCCCAGGCAACGTGACAAAGGAGTACTTTGAGTTTGCAGACTTTTTCTTGAAGACCTACGCTGTAGGGATCCAACAG GTCCTGTTGAAGGTGCTGGACCAACACCGTCAGAAGCAGTATGTCACGCCTCACGTCCTCCAGAAGTCTCTTAACTACCTGAACCAGGGCCTGTCTCACTCCCTCACCTGGAAACACATGAAGCCGCACATGCAG ACCATCAGCCAGGAGGTGATCTTCCCTCTAATGTGTTACAAAGACGAGGATGAGAAACTGTGGCAGGAGGATCCATACGAGTACATCCGCATGAAGTTCA ATGTGTATGATGACCATGCCCTCCCTGCCACCGCCGCCCAGAGCCTCCTGTGTAAAGCAGCCCGCAAGAGGAAGGAG GTTCTTCCCCAGATGATGGAGTTCTGCCACCAGATCATGATGGAGCCCTCTGCTGACCCCCGCAGGAAGGATGGGGCGCTGCACGTCATCGGCTCACTGGCCGAACTCCTCCTGAag AAGAGGGTGTACAGGGAGCAGATGGAGCTGATGTTACAGAACTACGTTTTCCCTCTACTCAACTCCCCTCTGGGATACCTCCGGGccagg TCCTGTTGGGTGCTACATTCCCTACAGTCCATCCAT TCGTGCTGGGTGCTGCATTCGTTCAGCCCGCTGCGTTTCCATAACGAGTTGGTCCTGAGGAATGCGGTGGAGCTGGTCAAACAGGGCCTCGTAGCAGACAAGGAGATGCCCGTCAAGGTGGAGGCTGCTATCGCCTTGCAGACACTGGTCAGCAACCAGGAGCAAG ctAAGGTCTACATCAGGCCCTACATCCGGCCTGTCATGCAGGAGCTGCTCCACGTCATTAAGGAGACGGAGAACGATGACCTCACTAATGTCATTCAGAAGATGATCTGCGAGTACAACCAGGAAGTGGCTGTCATCGCCGTCGACATGACCCAGAACCTG GCTGAGATCTTCACCAAGGTGCTACAGAGTGAAGAGTATGAGGAGAGTGAAGACAAGACAGTGATGGCTCTGGGGATCCTCAGCACCATAGACACCATACTCACTGTTATGGAGGATCACAAGGAG atCACTCAGCAGTTGGAGGGCATCTGTTTACAGGTGATAGGCCTGGTGCTGCAGAAGCCCATCATAGGTATGGCAG agtTCTACGAGGAGATTCTGTCCCTGGCGTTTGGGCTGACCTGCCAGACCATCTCCCCTCAGATGTGGCAGCTACTGGCTGTGCTCTACGAGGTCTTCCAGCACGACTGCTTTGACTACTTCACGG ATATGATGCCTCTTTTGCACAACTACGTTACCGTGGATACAGACATGCTCCTGTCCAACCCCAAATATTTAGAGGTCATATACACCATGTGCAaaaag GTGCTGACCAGTGATGCAGGTGAGGATGCAGAGTGTCACGCTGCAAAGCTGCTAGAGGTCATCATCCTCCAGTGTCGGGGGAGGGGCATCGACCAG TGTATCCCGTTGTTCGTGGAGGCTGTGTTGGAGCGGCTAACCCGAGGTGTGAAGTCCAGTGAGCTGAGGACCATGTGTCTGCAGGTGGCCATCGCTGCTCTCTACTACAACCCAGCCCTGCTCATCCACACGCTGGACAACATGCACTTCCCCCACACCCCACAGCCCATCACCGCTCACTTCATCAACCAGTGGATGAATGACACCGAGTTCTTCCTGGG gctCCATGACCGTAAGATGTGTATCATCGGACTGAGTGTTCTGATGGAGCTACCCTCCAGGCCGGTGGTGGTAGAGGAGATAGCGGCTCAGATTGTCCCCAGCGTCCTGCTCCTCTTCCTGGGGCTCAAACACCTTTACTCCTCCCGCCTCAACAAGCCAGACCTTCTGGCCTGCACTGGGGTACCGGAGGAAGACCAGAACG AGGAGATCCCTAGCGATGAGGACGAGGTGAATGAGAACCGTAACGCCATGATGCAACAGCAGACCTGCACACCCGTAGGCCACGAGGACgacgatgaggaggaggaggatgatgatgaagacTACTGGGATGAAGAGGGGCTGGAGGGGACACCCCTGGAGGAGTACAACACGCCCCTGGACTATGACAATGGAGAGGACGAGTACCAGTTCTTCACCGCTGCCCTACTCA GGGTCCAGAACACTGACCAGCCTTGGTACCAGTCTCTGACCACGCCCCTCAGTGATGACCAGAAGAAACAGCTGCAGGAGATCTACAGCCTGTCCCAGCAGAGGAGGAGCACCGCCACCAAGGGCCAATG A
- the LOC106609311 gene encoding importin-8 isoform X2, translated as MLMHGPVSQGSAHNSWKVTMWQFFHGLHTHQTGHSLSMSYKIINFAPTLLQIIVSEQVEFPVRQAAAIYLKNMVSQYWQDREPSLGEVVFPFNIHENDRTQIRDNIVEGIIQCPESIRAQLTVCLRAIIKHDFPGRWTAIVDKIGLYLQSQNSSSWYGSLLALYQLVKTYEYKKADERDPLLAAMQIFLPRIQQLITQLLPDGTIFSVLIQKQILKIFHALVQYSLPLQLINNTVITQWMEVLRAVMDRDVPPETLEVDEDDRPDLVWWKSKKWALHIVTRLFERYGSPGNVTKEYFEFADFFLKTYAVGIQQVLLKVLDQHRQKQYVTPHVLQKSLNYLNQGLSHSLTWKHMKPHMQTISQEVIFPLMCYKDEDEKLWQEDPYEYIRMKFNVYDDHALPATAAQSLLCKAARKRKEVLPQMMEFCHQIMMEPSADPRRKDGALHVIGSLAELLLKKRVYREQMELMLQNYVFPLLNSPLGYLRARSCWVLHSLQSIHSCWVLHSFSPLRFHNELVLRNAVELVKQGLVADKEMPVKVEAAIALQTLVSNQEQAKVYIRPYIRPVMQELLHVIKETENDDLTNVIQKMICEYNQEVAVIAVDMTQNLAEIFTKVLQSEEYEESEDKTVMALGILSTIDTILTVMEDHKEITQQLEGICLQVIGLVLQKPIIEFYEEILSLAFGLTCQTISPQMWQLLAVLYEVFQHDCFDYFTDMMPLLHNYVTVDTDMLLSNPKYLEVIYTMCKKVLTSDAGEDAECHAAKLLEVIILQCRGRGIDQCIPLFVEAVLERLTRGVKSSELRTMCLQVAIAALYYNPALLIHTLDNMHFPHTPQPITAHFINQWMNDTEFFLGLHDRKMCIIGLSVLMELPSRPVVVEEIAAQIVPSVLLLFLGLKHLYSSRLNKPDLLACTGVPEEDQNEEIPSDEDEVNENRNAMMQQQTCTPVGHEDDDEEEEDDDEDYWDEEGLEGTPLEEYNTPLDYDNGEDEYQFFTAALLRVQNTDQPWYQSLTTPLSDDQKKQLQEIYSLSQQRRSTATKGQ; from the exons ATGCTAATGCACGGCCCCGTGTCGCAAGGATctgcacacaattcctggaaggtgACAATGtggcagttcttccatggcctgcatactcaccagacaggtCACTCATTGAGTATG TCGTACAAGATCATCAACTTCGCCCCGACTCTGCTCCAGATCATTGTGTCTGAACAGGTGGAGTTCCCTGTTCGCCAAGCAG CGGCCATCTACCTAAAGAACATGGTGAGCCAGTACTGGCAGGACCGCGAgccctctctaggggaggtggtgtTCCCCTTCAACATCCACGAGAACGACCGCACGCAGATCAGAGACAACATCGTGGAGGGCATTATCCAGTGTCCCGAGTCTATCCG GGCCCAGTTGACAGTGTGTTTGCGAGCCATCATAAAGCACGACTTCCCTGGGCGCTGGACGGCCATAGTGGATAAGATCGGCCTGTACCTGCAGTCTCAGAACAGTAGCAGCTGGTACGGCAGCCTGCTGGCCCTCTACCAGCTGGTCAAGACATACGA gtataaGAAGGCGGACGAGAGGGATCCGTTGCTAGCAGCCATGCAGATCTTCCTGCCCCGTATACAGCAGCTCATCACCCAGCTACTGCCTGACGGCACCATCTTCTCCGTCCTCATACAGAAACAGATCCTCAAGATCTTCCACGCACTCGTACAG TACTCCCTGCCTCTCCAGCTGATTAATAACACAGTCATTACCCAGTGGATGGAGGTCCTCAGAGCTGTTATGGACAGAGATGTTCCCCCA gAGACGTTGGAGGTGGATGAGGACGACCGTCCTGACTTGGTGTGGTGGAAGAGTAAGAAGTGGGCCCTACACATCGTCACCAGACTGTTCGAGAG GTACGGAAGCCCAGGCAACGTGACAAAGGAGTACTTTGAGTTTGCAGACTTTTTCTTGAAGACCTACGCTGTAGGGATCCAACAG GTCCTGTTGAAGGTGCTGGACCAACACCGTCAGAAGCAGTATGTCACGCCTCACGTCCTCCAGAAGTCTCTTAACTACCTGAACCAGGGCCTGTCTCACTCCCTCACCTGGAAACACATGAAGCCGCACATGCAG ACCATCAGCCAGGAGGTGATCTTCCCTCTAATGTGTTACAAAGACGAGGATGAGAAACTGTGGCAGGAGGATCCATACGAGTACATCCGCATGAAGTTCA ATGTGTATGATGACCATGCCCTCCCTGCCACCGCCGCCCAGAGCCTCCTGTGTAAAGCAGCCCGCAAGAGGAAGGAG GTTCTTCCCCAGATGATGGAGTTCTGCCACCAGATCATGATGGAGCCCTCTGCTGACCCCCGCAGGAAGGATGGGGCGCTGCACGTCATCGGCTCACTGGCCGAACTCCTCCTGAag AAGAGGGTGTACAGGGAGCAGATGGAGCTGATGTTACAGAACTACGTTTTCCCTCTACTCAACTCCCCTCTGGGATACCTCCGGGccagg TCCTGTTGGGTGCTACATTCCCTACAGTCCATCCAT TCGTGCTGGGTGCTGCATTCGTTCAGCCCGCTGCGTTTCCATAACGAGTTGGTCCTGAGGAATGCGGTGGAGCTGGTCAAACAGGGCCTCGTAGCAGACAAGGAGATGCCCGTCAAGGTGGAGGCTGCTATCGCCTTGCAGACACTGGTCAGCAACCAGGAGCAAG ctAAGGTCTACATCAGGCCCTACATCCGGCCTGTCATGCAGGAGCTGCTCCACGTCATTAAGGAGACGGAGAACGATGACCTCACTAATGTCATTCAGAAGATGATCTGCGAGTACAACCAGGAAGTGGCTGTCATCGCCGTCGACATGACCCAGAACCTG GCTGAGATCTTCACCAAGGTGCTACAGAGTGAAGAGTATGAGGAGAGTGAAGACAAGACAGTGATGGCTCTGGGGATCCTCAGCACCATAGACACCATACTCACTGTTATGGAGGATCACAAGGAG atCACTCAGCAGTTGGAGGGCATCTGTTTACAGGTGATAGGCCTGGTGCTGCAGAAGCCCATCATAG agtTCTACGAGGAGATTCTGTCCCTGGCGTTTGGGCTGACCTGCCAGACCATCTCCCCTCAGATGTGGCAGCTACTGGCTGTGCTCTACGAGGTCTTCCAGCACGACTGCTTTGACTACTTCACGG ATATGATGCCTCTTTTGCACAACTACGTTACCGTGGATACAGACATGCTCCTGTCCAACCCCAAATATTTAGAGGTCATATACACCATGTGCAaaaag GTGCTGACCAGTGATGCAGGTGAGGATGCAGAGTGTCACGCTGCAAAGCTGCTAGAGGTCATCATCCTCCAGTGTCGGGGGAGGGGCATCGACCAG TGTATCCCGTTGTTCGTGGAGGCTGTGTTGGAGCGGCTAACCCGAGGTGTGAAGTCCAGTGAGCTGAGGACCATGTGTCTGCAGGTGGCCATCGCTGCTCTCTACTACAACCCAGCCCTGCTCATCCACACGCTGGACAACATGCACTTCCCCCACACCCCACAGCCCATCACCGCTCACTTCATCAACCAGTGGATGAATGACACCGAGTTCTTCCTGGG gctCCATGACCGTAAGATGTGTATCATCGGACTGAGTGTTCTGATGGAGCTACCCTCCAGGCCGGTGGTGGTAGAGGAGATAGCGGCTCAGATTGTCCCCAGCGTCCTGCTCCTCTTCCTGGGGCTCAAACACCTTTACTCCTCCCGCCTCAACAAGCCAGACCTTCTGGCCTGCACTGGGGTACCGGAGGAAGACCAGAACG AGGAGATCCCTAGCGATGAGGACGAGGTGAATGAGAACCGTAACGCCATGATGCAACAGCAGACCTGCACACCCGTAGGCCACGAGGACgacgatgaggaggaggaggatgatgatgaagacTACTGGGATGAAGAGGGGCTGGAGGGGACACCCCTGGAGGAGTACAACACGCCCCTGGACTATGACAATGGAGAGGACGAGTACCAGTTCTTCACCGCTGCCCTACTCA GGGTCCAGAACACTGACCAGCCTTGGTACCAGTCTCTGACCACGCCCCTCAGTGATGACCAGAAGAAACAGCTGCAGGAGATCTACAGCCTGTCCCAGCAGAGGAGGAGCACCGCCACCAAGGGCCAATG A
- the LOC106609311 gene encoding importin-8 isoform X4, which yields MLMHGPVSQGSAHNSWKVTMWQFFHGLHTHQTGHSLSMSYKIINFAPTLLQIIVSEQVEFPVRQAAAIYLKNMVSQYWQDREPSLGEVVFPFNIHENDRTQIRDNIVEGIIQCPESIRAQLTVCLRAIIKHDFPGRWTAIVDKIGLYLQSQNSSSWYGSLLALYQLVKTYEYKKADERDPLLAAMQIFLPRIQQLITQLLPDGTIFSVLIQKQILKIFHALVQYSLPLQLINNTVITQWMEVLRAVMDRDVPPETLEVDEDDRPDLVWWKSKKWALHIVTRLFERYGSPGNVTKEYFEFADFFLKTYAVGIQQVLLKVLDQHRQKQYVTPHVLQKSLNYLNQGLSHSLTWKHMKPHMQTISQEVIFPLMCYKDEDEKLWQEDPYEYIRMKFNVYDDHALPATAAQSLLCKAARKRKEVLPQMMEFCHQIMMEPSADPRRKDGALHVIGSLAELLLKKRVYREQMELMLQNYVFPLLNSPLGYLRARSCWVLHSFSPLRFHNELVLRNAVELVKQGLVADKEMPVKVEAAIALQTLVSNQEQAKVYIRPYIRPVMQELLHVIKETENDDLTNVIQKMICEYNQEVAVIAVDMTQNLAEIFTKVLQSEEYEESEDKTVMALGILSTIDTILTVMEDHKEITQQLEGICLQVIGLVLQKPIIGMAEFYEEILSLAFGLTCQTISPQMWQLLAVLYEVFQHDCFDYFTDMMPLLHNYVTVDTDMLLSNPKYLEVIYTMCKKVLTSDAGEDAECHAAKLLEVIILQCRGRGIDQCIPLFVEAVLERLTRGVKSSELRTMCLQVAIAALYYNPALLIHTLDNMHFPHTPQPITAHFINQWMNDTEFFLGLHDRKMCIIGLSVLMELPSRPVVVEEIAAQIVPSVLLLFLGLKHLYSSRLNKPDLLACTGVPEEDQNEEIPSDEDEVNENRNAMMQQQTCTPVGHEDDDEEEEDDDEDYWDEEGLEGTPLEEYNTPLDYDNGEDEYQFFTAALLRVQNTDQPWYQSLTTPLSDDQKKQLQEIYSLSQQRRSTATKGQ from the exons ATGCTAATGCACGGCCCCGTGTCGCAAGGATctgcacacaattcctggaaggtgACAATGtggcagttcttccatggcctgcatactcaccagacaggtCACTCATTGAGTATG TCGTACAAGATCATCAACTTCGCCCCGACTCTGCTCCAGATCATTGTGTCTGAACAGGTGGAGTTCCCTGTTCGCCAAGCAG CGGCCATCTACCTAAAGAACATGGTGAGCCAGTACTGGCAGGACCGCGAgccctctctaggggaggtggtgtTCCCCTTCAACATCCACGAGAACGACCGCACGCAGATCAGAGACAACATCGTGGAGGGCATTATCCAGTGTCCCGAGTCTATCCG GGCCCAGTTGACAGTGTGTTTGCGAGCCATCATAAAGCACGACTTCCCTGGGCGCTGGACGGCCATAGTGGATAAGATCGGCCTGTACCTGCAGTCTCAGAACAGTAGCAGCTGGTACGGCAGCCTGCTGGCCCTCTACCAGCTGGTCAAGACATACGA gtataaGAAGGCGGACGAGAGGGATCCGTTGCTAGCAGCCATGCAGATCTTCCTGCCCCGTATACAGCAGCTCATCACCCAGCTACTGCCTGACGGCACCATCTTCTCCGTCCTCATACAGAAACAGATCCTCAAGATCTTCCACGCACTCGTACAG TACTCCCTGCCTCTCCAGCTGATTAATAACACAGTCATTACCCAGTGGATGGAGGTCCTCAGAGCTGTTATGGACAGAGATGTTCCCCCA gAGACGTTGGAGGTGGATGAGGACGACCGTCCTGACTTGGTGTGGTGGAAGAGTAAGAAGTGGGCCCTACACATCGTCACCAGACTGTTCGAGAG GTACGGAAGCCCAGGCAACGTGACAAAGGAGTACTTTGAGTTTGCAGACTTTTTCTTGAAGACCTACGCTGTAGGGATCCAACAG GTCCTGTTGAAGGTGCTGGACCAACACCGTCAGAAGCAGTATGTCACGCCTCACGTCCTCCAGAAGTCTCTTAACTACCTGAACCAGGGCCTGTCTCACTCCCTCACCTGGAAACACATGAAGCCGCACATGCAG ACCATCAGCCAGGAGGTGATCTTCCCTCTAATGTGTTACAAAGACGAGGATGAGAAACTGTGGCAGGAGGATCCATACGAGTACATCCGCATGAAGTTCA ATGTGTATGATGACCATGCCCTCCCTGCCACCGCCGCCCAGAGCCTCCTGTGTAAAGCAGCCCGCAAGAGGAAGGAG GTTCTTCCCCAGATGATGGAGTTCTGCCACCAGATCATGATGGAGCCCTCTGCTGACCCCCGCAGGAAGGATGGGGCGCTGCACGTCATCGGCTCACTGGCCGAACTCCTCCTGAag AAGAGGGTGTACAGGGAGCAGATGGAGCTGATGTTACAGAACTACGTTTTCCCTCTACTCAACTCCCCTCTGGGATACCTCCGGGccagg TCGTGCTGGGTGCTGCATTCGTTCAGCCCGCTGCGTTTCCATAACGAGTTGGTCCTGAGGAATGCGGTGGAGCTGGTCAAACAGGGCCTCGTAGCAGACAAGGAGATGCCCGTCAAGGTGGAGGCTGCTATCGCCTTGCAGACACTGGTCAGCAACCAGGAGCAAG ctAAGGTCTACATCAGGCCCTACATCCGGCCTGTCATGCAGGAGCTGCTCCACGTCATTAAGGAGACGGAGAACGATGACCTCACTAATGTCATTCAGAAGATGATCTGCGAGTACAACCAGGAAGTGGCTGTCATCGCCGTCGACATGACCCAGAACCTG GCTGAGATCTTCACCAAGGTGCTACAGAGTGAAGAGTATGAGGAGAGTGAAGACAAGACAGTGATGGCTCTGGGGATCCTCAGCACCATAGACACCATACTCACTGTTATGGAGGATCACAAGGAG atCACTCAGCAGTTGGAGGGCATCTGTTTACAGGTGATAGGCCTGGTGCTGCAGAAGCCCATCATAGGTATGGCAG agtTCTACGAGGAGATTCTGTCCCTGGCGTTTGGGCTGACCTGCCAGACCATCTCCCCTCAGATGTGGCAGCTACTGGCTGTGCTCTACGAGGTCTTCCAGCACGACTGCTTTGACTACTTCACGG ATATGATGCCTCTTTTGCACAACTACGTTACCGTGGATACAGACATGCTCCTGTCCAACCCCAAATATTTAGAGGTCATATACACCATGTGCAaaaag GTGCTGACCAGTGATGCAGGTGAGGATGCAGAGTGTCACGCTGCAAAGCTGCTAGAGGTCATCATCCTCCAGTGTCGGGGGAGGGGCATCGACCAG TGTATCCCGTTGTTCGTGGAGGCTGTGTTGGAGCGGCTAACCCGAGGTGTGAAGTCCAGTGAGCTGAGGACCATGTGTCTGCAGGTGGCCATCGCTGCTCTCTACTACAACCCAGCCCTGCTCATCCACACGCTGGACAACATGCACTTCCCCCACACCCCACAGCCCATCACCGCTCACTTCATCAACCAGTGGATGAATGACACCGAGTTCTTCCTGGG gctCCATGACCGTAAGATGTGTATCATCGGACTGAGTGTTCTGATGGAGCTACCCTCCAGGCCGGTGGTGGTAGAGGAGATAGCGGCTCAGATTGTCCCCAGCGTCCTGCTCCTCTTCCTGGGGCTCAAACACCTTTACTCCTCCCGCCTCAACAAGCCAGACCTTCTGGCCTGCACTGGGGTACCGGAGGAAGACCAGAACG AGGAGATCCCTAGCGATGAGGACGAGGTGAATGAGAACCGTAACGCCATGATGCAACAGCAGACCTGCACACCCGTAGGCCACGAGGACgacgatgaggaggaggaggatgatgatgaagacTACTGGGATGAAGAGGGGCTGGAGGGGACACCCCTGGAGGAGTACAACACGCCCCTGGACTATGACAATGGAGAGGACGAGTACCAGTTCTTCACCGCTGCCCTACTCA GGGTCCAGAACACTGACCAGCCTTGGTACCAGTCTCTGACCACGCCCCTCAGTGATGACCAGAAGAAACAGCTGCAGGAGATCTACAGCCTGTCCCAGCAGAGGAGGAGCACCGCCACCAAGGGCCAATG A